In Paenibacillus hexagrammi, the following are encoded in one genomic region:
- the htpG gene encoding molecular chaperone HtpG, with translation MEKKQFQAESKRLLEMMINSIYTQKEIFLRELISNASDAIDKIYYKALTDDSLVFDKDNYFIKVIPNKENRTLTITDTGIGMSKEDLESHLGVIAKSGSLAFKKENEAKDGHNIIGQFGVGFYSAFMVADVVTVISKALGSDTAYKWESTGADGYTIEPTHKDSVGTEIILKIKENTEDESYDEYLEEYRLKSIIKKYSDFIRYPIKMDVSGKRLKEGSENEFEDYQEEQHINSMIPIWRKNKSELTPEDYEKFYHEKHYGFDKPLKHIHVSADGAVVYQAILFIPENIPFDYYSKEFEKGLELYANGVLIMNKCADLLPDYFSFVKGMVDSESLSLNISREMLQHDRQLKMIAKNIESKIKSQLQSMLKNEREKYEQFYNAFGRQLKFGVYSDYGSHKDVLQDLLMFYSSKEKKLVTLEDYVSRMPEDQKYIYYATGESNERIEKLPQTEVVAEKGYEILYFTDDIDEFAIKMLMQYKEKEFRSVSSGDLGIESEDKQEETEAAKTENKELFDYMASQLSGKVKTVKASKRLRSHPVCLSTEGEVTIEMEKVLNAMPNNPNVKAEKVLEINVNHEVFSSLKDAFEKDKDKLNLYTALLYNQALLIEGLPLQDPVEFTNDICKIMV, from the coding sequence ATGGAAAAAAAGCAGTTTCAAGCGGAATCCAAGCGGCTCTTGGAAATGATGATCAATTCCATTTATACGCAAAAAGAAATTTTCCTCAGAGAATTAATTTCCAATGCCAGCGACGCAATTGACAAAATCTATTACAAAGCTTTGACTGACGACAGTCTGGTTTTTGACAAAGACAATTATTTCATTAAAGTGATTCCTAATAAGGAAAACCGCACGCTGACGATCACCGATACGGGTATCGGGATGTCCAAGGAGGACCTTGAAAGTCATCTGGGCGTCATCGCCAAGAGCGGGTCCCTCGCGTTTAAGAAAGAAAACGAAGCCAAAGACGGTCACAACATTATCGGCCAGTTCGGCGTAGGCTTCTATTCAGCGTTCATGGTTGCCGATGTCGTGACCGTGATCAGTAAGGCTCTAGGCAGCGATACTGCGTACAAATGGGAGTCCACAGGTGCGGACGGGTATACAATCGAGCCTACTCACAAAGATTCGGTAGGTACAGAAATCATCCTGAAAATCAAAGAGAATACTGAGGATGAAAGCTATGATGAGTATCTGGAGGAATATCGCCTCAAATCAATCATCAAGAAGTATTCCGACTTCATTCGCTACCCCATTAAGATGGACGTATCCGGTAAGCGCCTGAAGGAAGGCAGCGAAAACGAATTCGAGGATTACCAAGAGGAACAGCATATTAACAGCATGATTCCGATCTGGAGAAAAAATAAGAGCGAGCTGACGCCTGAGGATTACGAGAAGTTCTATCATGAGAAGCATTATGGCTTCGACAAGCCGCTCAAGCATATTCACGTTAGCGCCGACGGTGCGGTCGTGTATCAAGCGATTCTGTTCATCCCTGAGAACATCCCGTTTGATTACTACTCCAAAGAATTTGAAAAAGGCTTGGAGTTGTATGCGAACGGCGTCCTTATCATGAACAAGTGCGCAGACCTGTTGCCCGACTACTTCAGCTTCGTCAAAGGTATGGTCGATTCCGAGAGCTTGTCCTTGAACATTTCCAGGGAAATGCTGCAGCATGACCGCCAGCTGAAGATGATCGCCAAGAACATCGAGAGCAAGATCAAGAGCCAGCTGCAATCGATGCTGAAGAATGAAAGAGAGAAGTACGAGCAGTTCTACAACGCTTTTGGCCGACAACTGAAATTCGGCGTCTACAGCGATTACGGCTCACACAAGGATGTGCTGCAGGATCTGCTGATGTTCTACTCCTCCAAAGAGAAGAAGCTCGTAACACTTGAAGATTACGTATCAAGAATGCCTGAAGATCAAAAGTACATCTACTATGCAACCGGCGAATCGAACGAGCGGATCGAAAAACTGCCTCAAACTGAGGTTGTCGCAGAAAAAGGCTATGAAATTCTGTACTTCACAGACGATATCGATGAGTTTGCCATCAAAATGCTGATGCAGTACAAAGAAAAAGAATTCCGTTCGGTTTCCAGCGGCGATCTAGGCATCGAATCCGAAGATAAGCAGGAAGAAACGGAAGCTGCCAAGACGGAAAATAAAGAATTGTTCGACTACATGGCTAGCCAATTGTCCGGCAAGGTAAAAACCGTTAAGGCTTCCAAGCGCCTGCGCTCTCATCCGGTCTGCCTCTCCACCGAGGGGGAAGTAACGATCGAGATGGAGAAAGTGTTGAACGCAATGCCGAACAACCCGAATGTCAAAGCCGAGAAAGTGCTTGAAATCAATGTGAATCACGAAGTATTCAGCTCCTTGAAGGACGCCTTCGAAAAAGATAAGGATAAGCTGAACCTGTACACCGCGCTCTTGTACAACCAAGCTCTCCTGATCGAAGGACTGCCGCTGCAGGATCCGGTTGAATTCACTAATGATATTTGCAAAATCATGGTGTAG
- a CDS encoding DUF2277 domain-containing protein, protein MCRNIKPLFNFAPPATDEEIQAASLQFVRKISGFQQPSKVNEEAFHHAVNEVAAAARTLMDTLITQAEPRNREIEIERARARNLKRFGSKE, encoded by the coding sequence ATGTGCCGTAATATCAAGCCGCTATTTAATTTTGCCCCTCCCGCTACCGATGAGGAGATTCAAGCAGCTTCGCTCCAATTTGTAAGGAAAATTTCTGGGTTTCAGCAGCCGTCCAAGGTGAATGAGGAGGCGTTCCATCACGCCGTGAATGAGGTGGCTGCCGCTGCGCGCACATTGATGGATACGTTAATTACTCAAGCAGAGCCCCGCAATCGGGAAATAGAGATCGAACGAGCCCGCGCAAGAAATTTGAAAAGATTCGGAAGCAAAGAATAA
- a CDS encoding GerAB/ArcD/ProY family transporter, with protein sequence MSDVKNISSNQLFAVIVLFEFGTALVVPIGLKAEQGVWLSILAALPGGIAIYLVYDYLFRQYPNVILSGYIRKIVGPYIGFPMIFLYIAYFLYNASRNLREAGDLLITVAYDQTPMLVIHAVMIIAVVYVLNKGIEVFFRLGEIYLIITVCLGLIGGCTLLLSGVVEPRNLLPIYGAGWKSILQMAYPNIFLFPFAELVCFTTVFPRLNRTKAVRISGLAGIIISGLILSMTHALEIATLGSNIYGRSIFPLFTTISLANVADFLQRMDAIVVLTLIIGVFFKMSMYCYAAMVITADVFQIKEERKLAYPVGAVVLLVSILSAWSFPEHLQEGVESSMFFLGIVSFCIPVLLFLVQLIRRRLSPPSLLK encoded by the coding sequence TTGTCAGATGTCAAAAATATTAGCTCCAATCAGTTGTTTGCGGTAATTGTCTTATTCGAATTTGGTACAGCTTTGGTTGTTCCTATCGGCTTAAAGGCTGAACAAGGAGTGTGGTTGTCCATACTTGCGGCCCTTCCCGGCGGAATTGCCATCTACCTTGTCTATGATTATTTGTTTCGCCAATATCCGAATGTCATACTCAGCGGTTATATTCGTAAAATAGTCGGACCCTATATCGGCTTTCCGATGATCTTCCTCTACATTGCTTACTTTCTATATAATGCTTCGCGCAATTTAAGGGAAGCCGGCGACCTCCTGATTACGGTTGCTTACGATCAGACTCCCATGCTTGTTATCCATGCAGTCATGATCATCGCAGTTGTCTATGTATTAAACAAAGGCATAGAAGTCTTCTTTCGGCTAGGAGAGATCTATTTAATAATCACGGTATGCTTAGGCTTAATCGGTGGCTGTACACTGCTTTTATCAGGTGTGGTCGAACCCAGAAATTTGCTCCCTATCTATGGAGCGGGTTGGAAGTCAATTCTGCAGATGGCCTACCCGAATATATTTTTGTTTCCCTTTGCGGAATTAGTATGCTTTACCACCGTATTTCCCCGATTGAATCGAACGAAAGCAGTTAGGATCAGCGGATTAGCCGGTATTATTATCAGTGGTCTCATTCTTAGTATGACGCATGCTCTTGAGATAGCAACGCTGGGTTCAAATATATACGGGAGATCTATTTTTCCGCTCTTTACGACGATAAGCTTGGCGAATGTAGCCGATTTTCTGCAGCGGATGGATGCTATTGTGGTTCTGACACTCATTATTGGGGTTTTCTTTAAAATGAGTATGTATTGTTACGCCGCCATGGTCATTACGGCAGATGTATTTCAAATCAAAGAGGAACGGAAACTTGCTTATCCCGTAGGGGCTGTGGTGCTGCTGGTTTCCATCTTATCGGCGTGGAGCTTCCCGGAGCATTTACAGGAGGGGGTTGAAAGCTCGATGTTTTTCCTGGGCATCGTGTCATTCTGCATTCCGGTACTGCTCTTTCTTGTACAGCTGATACGAAGACGGCTGTCTCCACCATCCCTTTTAAAATAA